In Candidatus Dependentiae bacterium, the genomic stretch GCATCCTGCATGGGCCCAAGAGTTCAGATTTTCGATCGATGATTTTCTAGAAAAAATTAATCAACTGTGCGGCGAAAAAAAAATTTTAAAAATAATTGTCATCGGCTGCAAAGCACAAAAAAAACCTATCTCCCAAGAATCTTTAAAAGATTTGTTCATCCAGCATACACTCTTTTCTATTCAATCGACGACGGCTCTCAATACCCAAGAACGTACCGCTCTTGATGTTATAAAAAATGAACCTTTAGCATCTTGCATGGCCGAATTTTATCAACAATGTAAACGTCGAACGATAACAAGAAATACAATCCACGAGCAAAGGAACGAATCGTATGATGTATGCCCTTTTGATTGCACTTGCCCTGTGCACGAAAACGTGTTTCACAAAACCTAACCCCCAAGAACGAACCGTTGGCCAAGAACGCTCCGCGATACTTACTCACAGCGTAGCAGACCCAGACGCAAAACAATTTTATCACATCATGCTTTTTAATCTTTCTGCGGCTCACTCAAAAACCGCAAAATGCTCAAAGTTGCTCAAAAAAATTCATGCCCACAACCCATCATTTAGCAGCCCTGCGCTTGTGAGTTTTTTGTTTTCAACAGAACAATTCAAAGAGGCTGAAATCGCTGCAAATAACTACCGAAAATTATATGGCAACGATGACTGGAGTGTAAACTTCACGGCAGCACGAGCCCTGTGTGCACAGCAAAAAAACGATCTTGCCGAAGCCATGTTTCACGAAGCACAACGTACCGCAAAAAAATCTTGGGCTCACGAGCAAACAACCTATGCCCAAGCAATTTTCTACGTACAAACGCACAAACCAACACTTGCGTTACAAGAAATTGACCGCTTTCTAGAAAGCAATCCAACCCGAACAAAACACGCGCCATTTTATATCCTCAAGGCAACCATTCACCTTGGGTCATCACACCCCAATCTGGATGTGGCTCTTGAAGAACTCAACAAAGGACTTGAACTCAACCCACACCAAGAACGGGCACTTAAACTCAAAGCCCTCGTTCTTGAGCAGCAAGATAAAAAACCAGAACTTGTCGAAGTGCTCAAAAAAATCATAGAAATCGATCACAATCCAGCTTTTTCAAAAAAACTGGTTTCTCTCCAGTTCGAATTAGGCAAATTCAAAGACGCCTATGTAACTCTTGCCAAAGTTAACGAAAAAACACCCAACCACTTGTTCGATCTTGCCCTCATTAGCTGGAAACTCAAAGAAAATGAACGCGCGATCTCTCATATCAATGATGCAATCAAGCTCGATCCCGAATTTTCTCGCGCTCGCCTGCTCAAGCTTGAAATCTTCCTCTCATCAGACCGCAAAAAAGAAGCTATGCATCATCTGCGCGAGTGGATTTTAGCTGACCACAACACAAAAGTCTTTTCGATTCTTGGCATGCTTACCTCAGCCCAACTTCTTTCGGTAAAAGAAAGTATCACCCTTTTAGAGCCGCTCAAAAATCACAAACTTGTGCAAAAAGAAGTTCATTCCTTTTTAGGCGATCTGTACACACTTGTGGGCAACTTCACCGCCGCCGATACGTCATATCGCCGTTTCATGAAAACACTTGCAAAAAACGATGCCAACCTGGGAATTAAAGCCTTTTATAACCTTGGGTACCTCCAGTGGAAACAAGGGAATGTTAACAAAGCGCTCGGAGAAATAACAAAAGCTCATGCGATCGCACCAAAAAACAGCTTAATCTCTGGAGTTCTTGCCTTTTTGTATACCCAGCAACACGATAAATCAAAAATAAAACTCGCCAAAGAATTACTCAAAGCAACCTCAATCAATAGCCAGCAAGATGAACATCTGCAATTCAACTCTCTCATCGCCGCACAGGAAAAAGCTTATAAATTCAGCCCTTTCTGGTCACATCTAGATAAAATAACCCCAAAAATAGAAGACCTCATGCTTGACGGTAAAATCACCGCTACGCACAACACGACACGGTAAAAACTTTTCACCAAGAAACAATTGCGGCCTTTATTTTTTTTAAAAAACAGGATATTTGCCCTGCCTGCAACT encodes the following:
- a CDS encoding DUF721 domain-containing protein translates to MSKTDTALKGLKLLSQIIPRQEHWKLKILNRWETICGRFAEKIYVKKIENETLFVEALHPAWAQEFRFSIDDFLEKINQLCGEKKILKIIVIGCKAQKKPISQESLKDLFIQHTLFSIQSTTALNTQERTALDVIKNEPLASCMAEFYQQCKRRTITRNTIHEQRNESYDVCPFDCTCPVHENVFHKT